From the genome of Puntigrus tetrazona isolate hp1 unplaced genomic scaffold, ASM1883169v1 S000000095, whole genome shotgun sequence, one region includes:
- the ube2al gene encoding ubiquitin conjugating enzyme E2 A, like codes for MSTPARRRLMRDFKRLQEDPPAGVSGAPSENNIMVWNAVIFGPEGTPFEDGTFKLTVEFTEEYPNKPPTVRFVSKMFHPNVYADGSICLDILQNRWSPTYDVSSILTSIQSLLDEPNPNSPANSQAAQLYQENKREYEKRVSAIVEQSWRDS; via the exons ATGTCCACCCCAGCAAGAAGGCGGCTCATGCGAGATTTTAAGCG GCTCCAGGAGGATCCTCCAGCCGGCGTCAGCGGAGCTCCGTCTGAGAACAACATCATGGTGTGGAACGCGGTTATATTCGG TCCAGAAGGAACACCTTTTGAAGATG GTACCTTCAAACTCACAGTTGAGTTCACGGAGGAATATCCGAACAAGCCCCCAACTGTGCGGTTCGTCTCAAAAATGTTTCATCCAAATG TGTATGCTGATGGCAGTATCTGCCTAGATATTCTTCAGAATCGATGGAGTCCAACTTACGATGTTTCATCTATTCTGACATCAATTCAA tctCTTCTAGACGAGCCAAATCCTAACAGCCCCGCAAACAGCCAGGCAGCACAACTGTATCAAGAAAACAAACGGGAATATGAGAAACGAGTGTCAGCGATTGTAGAGCAGAGCTGGAGGGACAGTTGA
- the ankrd10b gene encoding ankyrin repeat domain-containing protein 10b isoform X2: MSVCPESGFSSEEVLNIRFPLHRACRDGDVGALCSLLQRGAEQLAVEDSFYGWTPLHWAAHFGKLECVMRLVQVGCAVNSVTSRFAQTPAHIAAFGGHPQCLLWLLQAGADVNRQDYVGETPLHKAARAGSMDCINTLLVQGAKADMRNASGLTAADLAHAQGFQECAQLLSNAQNQQLNQLNGFSANGSVCFGDRKLIQERGILNGVPSRKRSLDCMESNLIKKARTDDVGYQPMNGLNGSGGENQTGNMHMEFGQVLSTPGLPLNGHCHPVQHLNGGDLMHKNVNGNTAEVERGDHIGNEGVSLRPGSFDSGLRFGHRNGFGDMAEDMEDASSQIEHRKSVSVEEQYDHITFNTMHLYHGC; this comes from the exons ATGTCGGTGTGCCCGGAGTCTGGGTTTTCCAGCGAGGAGGTGCTGAATATCCGCTTCCCGCTCCACCGCGCGTGCAGAGATGGAGATGTGGGCGCGCTGTGCTCGCTCCTCCAGCGCGGCGCGGAGCAGCTGGCCGTGGAGGACTCTTTCTACGGATGGACTCCTCTACACTGGGCTGCACACTTCGGCAAG CTGGAGTGTGTGATGCGTCTGGTGCAGGTGGGATGTGCTGTGAACTCCGTGACCTCTCGGTTTGCCCAGACCCCGGCTCACATCGCCGCCTTCGGGGGTCACCCTCAGTGCTTGCTCTGGCTGCTGCAGGCAGGAGCTGACGTAAACAGACAG GACTATGTTGGAGAAACCCCCCTCCACAAAGCGGCCCGTGCAGGCAGCATGGACTGCATCAACACGCTCCTGGTCCAGGGAGCCAAGGCAGA CATGAGGAACGCTAGTGGACTGACCGCCGCTGACCTAGCCCATGCCCAGGGCTTTCAAGAGTGCGCCCAGCTGCTGTCCAATGCCCAGAACCAGCAGCTCAATCAGCTTAACGGGTTCTCAGCTAATGGCTCTGTGTGCTTTGGGGACCGCAAGCTAATCCAAGAGCGTGGCATCCTTAATGGGGTTCCCAGCCGAAAAAGGTCTCTTGATTGCATGGAGTCTAATCTAATTAAAAAGGCCAGAACAGATG ATGTCGGTTATCAGCCGATGAACGGGTTAAACGGATCCGGCGGAGAGAACCAGACGGGGAACATGCACATGGAGTTTGGCCAGGTGCTGAGTACCCCAG GACTCCCGTTAAACGGACATTGCCATCCCGTGCAGCACCTCAATGGAGGTGACCTGATGCACAAGAACGTAAACGGAAATACAGCCGAGGTTGAGAGAGGTGATCATATTGGGAATGAGGGTGTCTCCTTACGTCCTGGTAGCTTTGACAGTGGGCTTCGTTTTGGCCATCGTAATGGCTTCGGAGATATGGCAGAGGACATGGAGGACGCCAGCAGTCAGATAGAGCATCGCAAGTCAGTCAGTGTAGAGGAGCAGTACGACCACATCACCTTCAACACCATGCACCTCTACCATGGGTGTTAG
- the ankrd10b gene encoding ankyrin repeat domain-containing protein 10b isoform X1 — protein sequence MSVCPESGFSSEEVLNIRFPLHRACRDGDVGALCSLLQRGAEQLAVEDSFYGWTPLHWAAHFGKLECVMRLVQVGCAVNSVTSRFAQTPAHIAAFGGHPQCLLWLLQAGADVNRQDYVGETPLHKAARAGSMDCINTLLVQGAKADMRNASGLTAADLAHAQGFQECAQLLSNAQNQQLNQLNGFSANGSVCFGDRKLIQERGILNGVPSRKRSLDCMESNLIKKARTDDVGYQPMNGLNGSGGENQTGNMHMEFGQVLSTPAGLPLNGHCHPVQHLNGGDLMHKNVNGNTAEVERGDHIGNEGVSLRPGSFDSGLRFGHRNGFGDMAEDMEDASSQIEHRKSVSVEEQYDHITFNTMHLYHGC from the exons ATGTCGGTGTGCCCGGAGTCTGGGTTTTCCAGCGAGGAGGTGCTGAATATCCGCTTCCCGCTCCACCGCGCGTGCAGAGATGGAGATGTGGGCGCGCTGTGCTCGCTCCTCCAGCGCGGCGCGGAGCAGCTGGCCGTGGAGGACTCTTTCTACGGATGGACTCCTCTACACTGGGCTGCACACTTCGGCAAG CTGGAGTGTGTGATGCGTCTGGTGCAGGTGGGATGTGCTGTGAACTCCGTGACCTCTCGGTTTGCCCAGACCCCGGCTCACATCGCCGCCTTCGGGGGTCACCCTCAGTGCTTGCTCTGGCTGCTGCAGGCAGGAGCTGACGTAAACAGACAG GACTATGTTGGAGAAACCCCCCTCCACAAAGCGGCCCGTGCAGGCAGCATGGACTGCATCAACACGCTCCTGGTCCAGGGAGCCAAGGCAGA CATGAGGAACGCTAGTGGACTGACCGCCGCTGACCTAGCCCATGCCCAGGGCTTTCAAGAGTGCGCCCAGCTGCTGTCCAATGCCCAGAACCAGCAGCTCAATCAGCTTAACGGGTTCTCAGCTAATGGCTCTGTGTGCTTTGGGGACCGCAAGCTAATCCAAGAGCGTGGCATCCTTAATGGGGTTCCCAGCCGAAAAAGGTCTCTTGATTGCATGGAGTCTAATCTAATTAAAAAGGCCAGAACAGATG ATGTCGGTTATCAGCCGATGAACGGGTTAAACGGATCCGGCGGAGAGAACCAGACGGGGAACATGCACATGGAGTTTGGCCAGGTGCTGAGTACCCCAG CAGGACTCCCGTTAAACGGACATTGCCATCCCGTGCAGCACCTCAATGGAGGTGACCTGATGCACAAGAACGTAAACGGAAATACAGCCGAGGTTGAGAGAGGTGATCATATTGGGAATGAGGGTGTCTCCTTACGTCCTGGTAGCTTTGACAGTGGGCTTCGTTTTGGCCATCGTAATGGCTTCGGAGATATGGCAGAGGACATGGAGGACGCCAGCAGTCAGATAGAGCATCGCAAGTCAGTCAGTGTAGAGGAGCAGTACGACCACATCACCTTCAACACCATGCACCTCTACCATGGGTGTTAG
- the ankrd10b gene encoding ankyrin repeat domain-containing protein 10b isoform X3, with product MRLVQVGCAVNSVTSRFAQTPAHIAAFGGHPQCLLWLLQAGADVNRQDYVGETPLHKAARAGSMDCINTLLVQGAKADMRNASGLTAADLAHAQGFQECAQLLSNAQNQQLNQLNGFSANGSVCFGDRKLIQERGILNGVPSRKRSLDCMESNLIKKARTDDVGYQPMNGLNGSGGENQTGNMHMEFGQVLSTPAGLPLNGHCHPVQHLNGGDLMHKNVNGNTAEVERGDHIGNEGVSLRPGSFDSGLRFGHRNGFGDMAEDMEDASSQIEHRKSVSVEEQYDHITFNTMHLYHGC from the exons ATGCGTCTGGTGCAGGTGGGATGTGCTGTGAACTCCGTGACCTCTCGGTTTGCCCAGACCCCGGCTCACATCGCCGCCTTCGGGGGTCACCCTCAGTGCTTGCTCTGGCTGCTGCAGGCAGGAGCTGACGTAAACAGACAG GACTATGTTGGAGAAACCCCCCTCCACAAAGCGGCCCGTGCAGGCAGCATGGACTGCATCAACACGCTCCTGGTCCAGGGAGCCAAGGCAGA CATGAGGAACGCTAGTGGACTGACCGCCGCTGACCTAGCCCATGCCCAGGGCTTTCAAGAGTGCGCCCAGCTGCTGTCCAATGCCCAGAACCAGCAGCTCAATCAGCTTAACGGGTTCTCAGCTAATGGCTCTGTGTGCTTTGGGGACCGCAAGCTAATCCAAGAGCGTGGCATCCTTAATGGGGTTCCCAGCCGAAAAAGGTCTCTTGATTGCATGGAGTCTAATCTAATTAAAAAGGCCAGAACAGATG ATGTCGGTTATCAGCCGATGAACGGGTTAAACGGATCCGGCGGAGAGAACCAGACGGGGAACATGCACATGGAGTTTGGCCAGGTGCTGAGTACCCCAG CAGGACTCCCGTTAAACGGACATTGCCATCCCGTGCAGCACCTCAATGGAGGTGACCTGATGCACAAGAACGTAAACGGAAATACAGCCGAGGTTGAGAGAGGTGATCATATTGGGAATGAGGGTGTCTCCTTACGTCCTGGTAGCTTTGACAGTGGGCTTCGTTTTGGCCATCGTAATGGCTTCGGAGATATGGCAGAGGACATGGAGGACGCCAGCAGTCAGATAGAGCATCGCAAGTCAGTCAGTGTAGAGGAGCAGTACGACCACATCACCTTCAACACCATGCACCTCTACCATGGGTGTTAG